Part of the Etheostoma cragini isolate CJK2018 chromosome 8, CSU_Ecrag_1.0, whole genome shotgun sequence genome, ctgtatattggGACATCACACCCATGTCCGGTTATTTATGCCATTATACCAAAGTGGAGCTTATGACCCAGATCAATGTTCTCAATCAATCAgttcttcattttaatttataatctACTCCATTACTTAAATGATGACGACATCTGAAATCAATAGGGAACCCTTATGTTATGTGTGGATGATTTAAAGTCCAGTGCATTTACAGTATAGCCTTTTGGTTACTAAGTACAGATAGCAATTAATAAAGTGGTTTAGGATGCAGAAAGCTGGAGGGAAGCAGGTTCATTTCATTAGGTTTACACAGAGGTTCTTGTCTAAACCAATGATGCCTAATGACATGTAGATTATGATGGTTCATGTTAGTTTATATATTAAACTGAGACATTCATTTTAAGAGGTTGAGCTCTGGCCCTTTAgtacagatgtactgtataatacTTTATTCCTGCTTGGTTCTGCTGTTGGTCTTATCGAGGCTCAGAGTCAGCAGCCTGGGACTCTGCAGAAAGTAACACAGACAATATTTTCATtacattagcatttaaaaaaaaactatcactAAGTCCAGCTCTGTTTTTACTctacatagaaaaataaaaccaaatagtTCAGGAGAAAAATTAGCtttgcttgatttgtttttgtttttttggccacAGCCGAGCTGCACTGCATTTCCTCTCACAATCACTTCAATTTGAAGTGACTCAGGCCACTTACAGCATCCTCTAATTACAAAATAGAGTACCCACTCATTCAGTTTTAATGGTGCATATCACTAGCGGAAATCTCATAAAACCTGAAACATTTGGAGTGCACCCAAAAAGGTTATGGATCCAGTGAGAACATCACTGTGATTCAATTTAGATATGCAAGATTTATATGTAAATTACATATGCAAAATATTATTTGTACAGTCTTTGAAGATTAGATTCCatcatataaaatatatatcattttttaagggttagaaaaaaaaacagacatatcCCCCAAGGGATTCTAGACACTGGTGAAGGTTGTGAAAGGGCACAAAGACTGTAATGAAGGAATCGAAGGGAGCGGTCAGCCGAAAGAAATCTGAGAGTGAATTAGGTGGAGATTCCtggaggtggaagaggaggacTCGCAGTCTTGCCTGAAATGACCACTAAGAGCAACAGAGGCGAgaacaattttaaaacatggatgtcatgctgtgattggcttgtgaAACATATGgcagattctgattggtttaactgaaaagtGACTACCTCAATAACAGCTGATCCGTTAGGAGAGAGGTGACAAAGTTATTGAAGTCTcgctgaaagaatttacactgagctacatttgtgggTTGGGATTTTGTCAGACTTTGACTTTCATGATTCAGAGGTGAGTTGTGACAGCTACACCTTCTTTCAGGTTCTTTTGTCCACAAACTTTCAAACCCATATTCCTACCATCCGTTCGGCTCCTACTGCATACCTCAGCATCTACAATTCAATTATGTGTTGTACGTACCATTTTTCCAATGTTGCTTATTACTCTCTCCTGCTGACTTGACTAGCCCTAGTAGCATGCCAGTCAAGTTATACTGGGTTGAAATTGGAGAAGCATGGATGACATCATGTTCACGTTATTGAGCAATGGTTAAGGGATGTGATAAGCAGTACAGTAGAATAGGAAGTTATTGTGCCCAGTAAGTTAATTTTACACTGCTTATAGCCTTAAACATCTGATGCGATATTGGGGACAGTTATTTTCTACTTAATCAAAGACTAACACAAATTTCCCTCAGTAGTAGTTGGTGGCAATGTTATAAAATTCCCACATTTACAACCCACTATTTTCAAAGAGCTGTGTTCATGCTGAATGATGGTTCTATCTGTACAGGCATTTGATGCCAGCATAATGAGAGGTCTGCACAGATATCGAGGGGCTCCTCTCTGAAAAGGAAAATCCTCCCTCTTACCTAGCACCGACAGGCACAAGGCTACTTCTGATCTGGCTCCGGAACAAAGCTGCTTGATAATGTGCAACCATTAATTACATTCTGATGCCTCAAGTCTGGCCTGTGTCTGTGAGCTGAGAAGCCTTGCTTTGCAGAGCATGGAGCAATTACGTAAGAATGCGTTGCACAATGTTATCCAGACACAACACTGTTTACAATAACaattctctctttcacttttacATATTCAGTCCCTGGCTCTCCTTTAggacattaattaacattttgaatgttgaATTGAGTCTGTGAGAAGCTTGTTGTATTATGTTATTCAGCTAATTTTGCTTCTTTTAACTTCTTTCTTATAACTAAGAAACTGTTCAAAGTCTCTGTTGAGTCACATTTGTAGTTGTGTAACTTTATGACCAGCGACTCCGTTAAGTATAGTGTGACATTTATTGGATCCCAGTGACAAAATGATAAACACAAATCTGCAGGGGTCAGGGACTTAATGACTCTAGTTCTGTTTGGACTCTATATATTTCCATTTCCTATTACTCAACTACATGCAGCTGAGAGGTTTACACACACCACCACATGCGTGTCCTGTACAAGCTCCACTTttgcagaaagagaaacagactttGTCACTCTTATTTAGGCTCCCACTTTAACTAAATGGTATTGGGTTGCTTGAGTGCTGATGATAAGCTACAGTACAATGAAGCATTTATCATTCCCCTGGCAACTGCATGCCGCAGTTAAGAAATGTCTGCTCctggcaaaaaaaagatttgcatGTATTGACCCAAAGTACTGGGATTTCTGTTAGCCTACGTCAATACTGTCAGACCttagaaataaaagtaaaacatgcaAACTTTCACATGGTCTAAGGAAGCTGTGAAGTTCTCAATCAACCCTGTATCTCGGATactgtgagaaaagaaaaaaagaaaatggaattaaaataaGTTTCTGGCCTTTTCCTAGAAATACTTTTACCGTAATACTTTTgattaaaacatgaaatctatttttccaaagttatgtgtgtgatatatcAGGTTATCCTATACTTTTAAGAGTCAGGATTAGGAAATCGTGCTTGTATGTTTCACTTCTTTTCTGAATGCTATGGATCGCAAGAAATGCAGTGAGAAGATTTTAAGTTAGGTGTTGGAAAACTGAGAGGCAGGCTTTCAGACACTACCTCACTTTCAGATCCCACGGGTATACCAGCACATAGGTAGGTATCAGGCTCTAATCCAATCATTTCCACCCTAATGGACCTTATTCATAGATATTCTAAAATAGATTAACTAGTGATGGAACAGCTTGGGCAAATAATTATTCTTTTTAGAATGAATTGTTTTGAAATTTTAGAATCAAAATCTATCGACAGATTTGGTTAGAGCATGGATTGTACAGTATTTAGCTGTGCATTATGCAACTAAGCCTCTGCACTCCATCTCCAATTGATCAGAAGTTAAACAAAGGCACACAGAAAGCTCAGCTTGTTGAATGTTATGCTATTTTTCAGGTGCATAATTGTATCAGAGGTTGTAACAGAATATGtttatatggtttcattttcaaaaaacaccctATTTTTTTCATACTGCACAATGATGCCACATCTCTTTTCACCCGCTGTATTGAGATCTCCGTTTTGACTACAGAGCCAGACATCTGACTTCTGTTCAATCTTTTGTAACGGAAGTAAAGGTTAGACTACAATAGAACTGTTTGTTGTGAACAGTGTTGTCTGTGGGAGATGGTAACTCTCTTTGGAGTGGACTTTGggattttttcactttgtaaaccattacatgcaaaaaaaagataaataacacaataaaggaaagggaaaagcacAATTTGAGcccttttggggggggggggggggggggggggggggggggggggagacaagTAGTTATTTTGTATGCCTTATACCAGAAAGCTGCACTGCTCCGTCCCAGGTAAGGAGAAAACAAAGAGCTCAGTTTTGTTGACATCTTACTAGGAGCAGCATCAGCTGCTTGGATGACAAGGCAATTGGCGGATAGGTCCATATCCCACCATTATCACCAACTAAGGCCTCAATAGCTCTGACTTTACATGTGACAAGTGCAACCACAGACCCAATGcaagcatagaccgttaataaaaaaacagtctaTGAATGCAACACAGCAGGCAACAAACAGGCCAGGCACAGTGGTGGTGTATGACTTGTCTTTGTATGGTGTGAATGGATGTGTTTCCCGCTATCGACCTCATTGAAATAGTTAATTCTGATTTGATTCatttgattaaataataataatagtttttttttttttttaaatgtgtaatttttttgGGATGCTTACAAAAACATGAGCAAAACATGGGGGGTTaataggcctttttcacagaagacattttgacacgTCACAATAGGAGGCACTGGTGTCAATTATACAATTACTGACGgttaaagtaaatgtaacttCTTTGGTTTCAGGCCGGTGAGAGGAaatttatttttcctgtttcaaTTGATCCATGAATTACAAATATGAAtgttgtcaatttaaaagattaaTTTTCAACCAAAGAAAGTCTGTTTGTCATATGaccacttagttttgtgtgCTCAGTAAACTACATCTCTCGTCTCACGCAATTTACGTCACTTAGCTTGATGCTCAACTTGCtccctagctagctagcttagctttaTAAAAGAATTTGTCTTTACCCATTCATTaccattcatatttttatgagTTAAGGTCCCATGCGGTCCAccggaaagggggggggggggggatatcaCCTCTCTACAGAGGAGATAGCGGAAGGGGAAGGACAtctgtcaggctttatcccagcaatgtacatccaTTGAGCCAGACTATGCACATACTGGCTCACTGTAAACAATACTAACATTAACCATTGATAATATTAATAGTAACATATGTGCTTGTCTATACTATAGCAAGGCAAATAGTCTGCTTTGAAAAAGGCATTGGACACACATGCAGATCAATTTTGCCCTGGGGCTCCCTGGCAGGTTAATCCCACCCTGCCCCCATCGTTGTTCAAACTACGAGAGGTGTCTTTGTTTGACAATACAATTGCAATGTGCATCCATACAAAGCCATGCAAAAGGCAACAATAACAAAGccagtaaaaacaataaaggcCTACATCCACGCACAATAGACAACAATAACGCAGCCACAATCAAACTGCGGAATTCcaattgcaatttattttttttgtcactgtagGCTACCTATTTAACATGTCTGTCAATTAAATAATCTCCTAAATGTAGGCATACCTGTCTGCCCAACCCCCTGGGCTCCTGCCCTCATCTCCGCCGTTGCCAAGGTTTCCGTGTACGCGCTGCCTGCGAGAGCGGAGCCGCGCGATTGTCACGCAGTATTGCCAGACATGGCGGCGGATCTACAACCCGAGTGGATTTCTTGTCTCCCTTCTTCCTGGAGTTATGGGGTTACTCGGGATGGACGCGTCTTCTTCATTAAGTAACTATCCTTTCAAAGAAAAACGGCTTAAGTAATTTCTGTCCGTTTCTGATCCGGTCAAAGTCACTGTGTAACGTTATCAATAAAcgctttccccctctctctacaGCGAAGAAGCCAAGAGTACAACCTGGCTGCATCCAGTAAGTGGCGAGGCGGTAATAACCGGGCACAGAAAAACTCCAGGTAAGGTGTCACTTAACGGCTGTCAAGTTTCTCTGTTATGTTTAATGTCTATGTAAGCCGTGTTGTTGGTGACCACATCCCCAAACCGATACTTCCCActctgggagagagagagagagagactgggacATCCATGCTGTGTGTCTTAATGCACGAGTGGGTTTTCGGCGCTGGTGCTGTGAAAAGTGAGCCCTCTCGTGCCCACCTCTGCCCTGCTCTTGCCACTTCCTCGTGAGCCTCAGCCTCTCTTTTCAGGGTTGTCAGTCAAGTTGACTCGTCTACGACGAGTTTTACCAACGACCAACAGCATGTAAATTCATTTCGGaagcattgtattttattttggataaaCTAACGGCTTCTGTTGACCATATAACCTGTCCGATATGTAACGTTAGCCTTGAAGAGTTAACAGAGACGGAGCCAGTTTGATAGACTACAGCAGCAACAGGAGCTAacgctagatagatagattagtAATGTTAGCTGAAAATCTACTAAAATAGCTTCCTTTACCACCACGACTTCAAATAGCTCTTGGCCAATCTTAAACGCAGTGTGTTTCATGTAGCAAAGCTCCTTGCAATGCATCATACTGGTGACTTTACCTTGCGAGGGACTCACAACGTACTCAGCCTCCCCTTCCAACTCCAAGTCTCTGCAGAGCTTTTCCACTAATACTAATGTTATTGATGGGCTGCTGCATCTCAGTAGGGCTGCAAGGCTGCAACTCACGAATATTTCTTCAGTTTACCAttttagtctataaaatatcaaacatgGTGAAAAATGGCAATCAGAATGTCTGTTATCCCAAAGTaggagctgaaacaattagttgattagtCATTGCAAGAAAATTAATCTGAAAACAAgtaatttttcaagcaaaataaCATTACTTAGTTGGCATTTtgaggattttctgcttttatttgtgttaCGTGAtggtaaattgaatatctttggattttGAGCTTCTGgtcacacaaaacaagcaatgtgAAGACATCACATTGAGcttttttctttactatttTCAAAATGGTTTAATCATCTAATAGTTGCAGCTCAGCGTGTGAATTGACAGCTAGGAGGCCATAGCTTTAGTTAATTTGATACACACAACATCGCTTGGTTCCGCCAGTTTGTGCTCACATGTTTTTGTCCACTTCTTGCTCCTTCACAGACCTACCCACTGGATGGGAAGAAGGATATACTTTTGAGGGTGCACGGTGCTTTATCAAGTGAGTTTAACTCCCTCCCTTTACACGACACACACTCATCTTAACCCCAGAACCTGCACACAGTGTCTGACCAGATCACATCAATTCAAAACACTTCCTCTATGCATATCGTCATGATTGTAGCATGTTATTGATCACCAGTTTTATCACTTCAAATTAATGAAAAGTCATCCAAATGCTGCGCTACTACTGAAAACATGCTGTGTATTAGAAGTAAATATTGCACGGTTGTAAATATGGTACCTTTACTCCCCATTTCTGTACTGTAGAAGCCTATCGCAAAAAGTTAATGATTGCATGGGAACATTGTGCAAATACTAGACAGACATGGGCAAGTGCGGTTGCTGTCTTGTGagcttcttttatttattcagactTACCCTGCTCA contains:
- the LOC117948842 gene encoding pleckstrin homology domain-containing family A member 5-like isoform X22; the encoded protein is MAADLQPEWISCLPSSWSYGVTRDGRVFFINEEAKSTTWLHPVSGEAVITGHRKTPDLPTGWEEGYTFEGARCFINHNERKVTCKHPVSSLPSQDNCIFVVNEHTTIITCLPI
- the LOC117948842 gene encoding pleckstrin homology domain-containing family A member 5-like isoform X23, with translation MAADLQPEWISCLPSSWSYGVTRDGRVFFINEEAKSTTWLHPVSGEAVITGHRKTPDLPTGWEEGYTFEGARCFIKLPGNRRLKRRPRWRPGDPPEAAGGT